The following are encoded in a window of Maylandia zebra isolate NMK-2024a linkage group LG5, Mzebra_GT3a, whole genome shotgun sequence genomic DNA:
- the ahcy gene encoding adenosylhomocysteinase: protein MSEKVPYKVADISLAEWGRKAIDMAENEMPGLMKMREMYGQSKPLKGARIAGCLHMTLQTAVLIETLTALGAEVQWSSCNIFSTQDHAAAAIAKAGIPVYAWKGETDEEYVWCIEQTLYFKDGQPLNMILDDGGDLTNLVHTKYPKLLAGIRGVSEETTTGVHNLYKMLKKSELKIPAINVNDSVTKSKFDNLYGCRESLIDGIKRATDVMIAGKVAVVAGYGDVGKGCVQALRGFGARVIVTEIDPINALQAAMEGYEVTTMDEACKEGNIFVTTTGCEDIIMGHHFEQMKDDSIVCNIGHFDCEIDVSWLNKNAAEKISVKPQVDRYRLKNGRHVIVLAEGRLVNLGCAMGHPSFVMSNSFTNQVLAQIELWTNTAKYPLGVYFLPKKLDEEVAAAHLDKLGVKLTKLTEKQAKYLGLPTEGPFKPDHYRY from the exons ATGTCTGAGAAAGTCCCCTACAAAGTTG CTGACATCAGCCTGGCTGAATGGGGACGTAAGGCCATCGACATGGCAGAGAACGAGATGCCTGGCCTCATGAAGATGAGGGAGATGTACGGTCAGTCCAAACCTCTAAAGGGAGCCCGTATCGCCGGCTGCCTCCACATGACCCTGCAGActgctgttctcatcgagacccTCACTGCCCTCGGAGCTGAG GTTCAGTGGTCGAGCTGTAACATTTTCTCTACTCAGGATCAcgctgctgctgccatcgcCAAGGCTGGCATTCCAG TATATGCCTGGAAGGGTGAGACAGATGAGGAGTATGTGTGGTGCATTGAACAGACCCTGTACTTCAAAGATGGTCAGCCCCTCAACATGATCCTGGATGATGGAGGAGACCTCACCAACCTGGTCCACACAAAGTACCCTAAATTGCTGGCAG GTATCCGTGGCGTGTCGGAGGAGACCACTACAGGTGTCCACAACCTGTACAAGATGTTGAAAAAGAGCGAACTGAAGATCCCTGCCATCAACGTCAATGACTCTGTCACCAAG AGTAAGTTCGACAACCTGTACGGCTGCAGGGAGAGTCTGATCGATGGTATCAAGCGAGCCACAGATGTGATGATTGCTGGTAAAGTTGCAGTGGTGGCAGGTTACGGTGATGTGGGTAAAGGCTGTGTCCAGGCTCTGCGAGGATTCGGCGCTCGTGTCATCGTCACTGAGATTGACCCCATCAATGCCCTTCAGGCTGCTATGGAAG GTTATGAGGTTACAACCATGGATGAGGCCTGTAAGGAAGGAAACATCTTTGTCACCACCACTGGCTGTGAAGACATAATCATGGGACA CCACTTTGAGCAAATGAAAGACGACTCCATTGTTTGTAATATTGGACACTTTGACTGTGAGATTGATGTCAGCTGGCTCAACAAAAATGCTGCTGAGAAGATCAGTGTCAAGCCTCAG GTTGATCGCTATCGTTTGAAGAACGGTCGTCACGTCATTGTCCTGGCAGAGGGCAGGCTGGTTAACCTGGGCTGTGCCATGGGACACCCATCATTTGTCATGAGCAACTCCTTCACCAATCAG GTGCTGGCTCAGATTGAGTTGTGGACAAACACTGCGAAGTACCCTCTGGGAGTCTACTTCCTGCCTAAGAAG CTGGATGAGGAGGTGGCAGCTGCCCACCTGGATAAACTGGGAGTGAAGCTTACCAAGCTGACAGAAAAGCAGGCCAAGTACCTGGGCCTGCCCACCGAGGGGCCCTTCAAACCGGACCACTATCGTTATTAA